One region of Macadamia integrifolia cultivar HAES 741 chromosome 11, SCU_Mint_v3, whole genome shotgun sequence genomic DNA includes:
- the LOC122092894 gene encoding uncharacterized protein LOC122092894 produces the protein MEEVLAARGIVDRVDQAEKEKKRALRHRDDSREPKKNRTDRPLDIAELEQYELDHSRTNLLLEIQNQKYLRWPRPMAGKPEKRNLNRYCRYHRDYGHDIEDCKSLKREIDELIKAEYLNQYLKQKYGGNWPEPRRDEDQPSRGKAEPSKDPTTDRAVTYDNQPLGQAILTIMGGPTVESVRKAKAHPRFICIMEQTVKAFKTDPPITFSDRDLEELNWPHNDAIVIQLVVANHPFHRVLVDTGASVDLMSYEAYIKQGLGTRTLKPAPGPLYGFSGMPAELEGVVDLPITIGQGAQTATTMLGSI, from the exons atggaggaagttctgGCAGCCCGAGGAATAGTTGACAGGGTTGATcaggcagagaaggagaagaaaagggctcTGAGACATAGGGATGACTCCCGTGAGccgaagaaaaatagaacagatCGGCCTCTGGACATAGCTGAACTTGAGCAatatgaacttgatcattcTCGAACAAACCTACTCTTGgagatccaaaatcagaagtacttacgctggcccaggccaatggcaGGTAAACCAGAAAAGAGGAACCTCAACAGGTACTGCCGATACCACCGAGATTATGGACATGACATCGAAGActgtaagtctctgaaaagggaaattgatgagctcatcaaggccgAATATCTCAACCAGTAtctgaagcagaaatatggtgggaactggcccgagccgaggagagatgaaGACCAACCGAGCCGAGGTAAGGCCGAGCCGTCCAAGGACCCAACCACGGACCGAGCTGTCACATACGACAACCAGCCCCTGGGTCAGgccatcctaacaatcatgggcggacCTACGGtggaatcagtcagaaaagccaaagcacaccCACGGTTCATATGCATCATGGAACAAACTGTCAAAGCCTTCAAAACAGATCCACCCATTActttctctgacagagatctggaagagttaAATTGGCCTCACAACGATGCTATCGTGAtccaattagtggtggccaaccaccctttCCACAGGGTTCTAGTGGACACgggagcctccgttgacctcatgtcataCGAAGCCTACATAAAACAGGGGCTTGGCACCAGAACCTTAAAACCAGCCCCAGGACCTTTGTATGGATTCTCAGGCATGCCAGCTGAGCTAGAGGGAGTTGTTGACCTACCTATAACCATCGGACAAGGAGCTCAGACAGCCACAACCATG ctcggtagcatctaa